From Electrophorus electricus isolate fEleEle1 chromosome 8, fEleEle1.pri, whole genome shotgun sequence, the proteins below share one genomic window:
- the kmt2ba gene encoding histone-lysine N-methyltransferase 2B, giving the protein MAAAGGGLSASVVVAGTNTTATVRCRFPGRPWTSRSQVKTEKRLKVGRLGVEDIVTRSRGPRPINIEPTLREDPSLLRLLGLAEKLRRQREAGFCTSESDEEGDFTGFQADRRWSLRSGQGVSQSSPLKSSSLLLAEKPSLAPDPPANDRKITISEREVRASTETDGACPSEKPEKQGGKGLKTNLNTKRSKQVVKLTTKKVIKKNALGSQQVKKTSSCRVEEKTPNKKEGINFSAREENGAMEDWVLDELGDNGETCAGTESEAERQDSTNVAESQRKQRKFVWTLTLVKGREKASEKRHLKKPLEQNYRRRANTAPRQSQVRKSKMLVTTDKAASVSPRTTGKQKVHKVTGVSPELGIEAEQGNTVSPDGSTGASSASFPPLPKNNSPRVLKRRKSLYGYRRKPEQEMIRKMRESRAQVLGKIPRKRRRLVYYTYEVVDSPVSQDQEQQPLGQMEASQEGLTDSTVVGARPSRVIKVPRRFMDDEAVSGLPVKKPVQTEVQPDESSCESEAADSSQTEELKSKRKGTRLRNIGEDESNCVGKTKPLTRCGKPSTSSDAPRKKEGRLAYDSSHLKIYERLKKLTASLAQRREQRMASTRSRAHGEKPEGEAQAAGEPAASPDAKREKNSDIKMEDLNSPGVIRKLAIHVGDMAGQTALASIDRGKDASQRTESTNLEGSDVQNQDAKDSQVVVEPSSSIHKINLSGANKRMLHLLKRAKVQLIKIDQQKQLKSGQLLSGTIRVGDGAITVMRKRRMRRRRLGNRTNMEGAPQGHLIGGPRIKHVCRAAAVALGQPRAMVPDDIPRLSALPLHEREGITPSPDTEDLGSHSEPESTGSGEHRPVYRRKAFGLRQQRCLRCRGCCREEDCGTCVFCLDKPKYGGPNKKRQSCIYKKCSRIEENKMRRMKVQMKRRRVATVCASGGRGEEGEQDDSREVRSHAEDPLNAPSPTRRQPRRQVTPRCYSDLLESDSTDTEAPSEEAEKEKSNIVPSNQADDCTAPTDAQEDAVKPRRPGLTRGLWGRRRIDKSSVEHTPPSVLAALANGFAQREPQAREAAHKIRVDFKEDCNIQNVWAMGGLSILTSVPMTAEYVCLLCASKGHHDMIFCKMCCEPFHRFCLPLDDRPQTNKENWCCRRCKFCHVCGRKSKQGKPVLQCRRCLYCYHPSCLGPSYPKPIKCSTPWVCMLCIRCKSCGVTPGKSWDLAWNYELDLCPDCSSLHSQGNFCIVCLKCYEEHEFDSKMMQCARCAHWVHPKCEGLTDDLYEILSRLRGKSLVFSCAACSKSFPSGWQDVVQDVLRSGLEKVMNGLRTSPATCHLQTCSQACPDAESIKARKAVCDLHAVGRKLEEGQYMSLKVFHEDVVMVLMKRLQDEASLPEGQRPTAQAKALYVKLLEQAFSWFDSQDPKMWKPIMKEFPSGMLAEAIIPPSDEHTYAQWLERQDRSVTRARETQENYLKALDPQTMTLPSVDERQCSLCQQQGDAKPSEAGRLLYLGQNEWAHVNCCIWSAEVQEIKGALLHVHSAVARGRFMRCERCGHTGATVGCCLSSCQSNYHFMCARASHCVFQCDKKVYCYKHRDLINNKTTNGFEVLRRVYVDFEGINLRRKFLTGLEPECINMMIGSLQIHKLGVLTEFSANSGKLYPVGYQCTRWYWSTIDPRKRCRYTCKVTDVRPSSPRGAQNSAQNQEENCTIAHSPKPHEDVDIAKTGPATELCQGTLSPNITLDTGAGCKTPGHTHNRRPAGGTFRPLPSPGTAASTSHHILTICDLDETRRSRRLSLRSRNGSPPHTSPSGPMNLRSGGTLHPRSLPFSSPVSPLGASENPMSSTSPRRRGRPPSSPSGATSAYSPRQGATGDPPPSIFLSQCHSPRIQQHFKVTPHETAEVPQDFCASLEPEDAAGIPEEGVSMITVIADHDPAPPSSDQELLSTHFDADADVEVGSMLNAKLEFDEVLLNEDIPLHSGPHGSGAVTRDLEVAYGAQSGENSLLGERQDPGADSTRYNSSVKDSPGFAAPEDSPGFAAPEGQIELDSADEDSGHYINFSRTVLVCESARDSPQTSLTVLPTSQSISQLDGADNDSESDADEASGGDTQELVSSYNRQYTEPLKGITPCMENNYGSKLVCTSTAESVVELTNDVSEPDILETDLVEQSCEIQEFQVSKPLPENEEMLVDSVTEVFSSQEDMSMEDLMVQESQLEPVVEIQDSMSSSHAFDPSSDLITRHEDILMDHQPIEGLNEVLLDPASGNFVSAQDGSIMYACDSLSLDLLHQDVKVPKQIKLLEPTVKETSALPFNSVGKVQIIASGLPPQRSFIIPQPTAQHRVVRMTLPAGTSFPLSVPVSMASTSLASSVFAQNTPAVSSSVVINGLDTVPKDTTRSRTVAIRIAPARKPSVADTASTPQVLLVNRSGQILIKDPQTNTYQMPTANSPSYTQISQIAQIIHSRNLGSRSIPRVIVAPVPQASLSQGPTTHVVSYTNGPAPSSKILIRRLPQKPSEARMNSGNVAVRRTSGVRVKNVSVLDSSISERSQRDEAQSIIERAMASHREMAIPGVLSQCQYQVHPYLNKIHSPELVEQSLRLHHQNQPDILSHSRSQVRVKRVSSVSDRTGVKKSRTDFTEQTVQDELNRANKVRIKAPTVKEVLDYDQHEVENVEEPKIDEPKEYESKRIGAKECEPDEPQGREKCGQGKTHVWVSSRNSDLSDWGPCAGWSSDEDSPSPFKQEQDGCSTYDQPHLLFKITSDDGFSVEADSIEVAWKAVVDGVQEARAGCQLEHLPLGGMSGARVLGVVHDAVLFLLEQLQGAAQCQKHQFRFHQHEKPEQELPVNPSGCARAEVYSRKSTFDMFNFLASQHRQLPESRPCDEDEDEVKLKSSRRATSMELPMAMRFRHLEKTSKEAVGVYRSAIHGRGLFCKRNIEAGEMVIEYAGNVIRSVLTDMREKYYDSKGIGCYMFRIDDFDVVDATVHGNAARFINHSCEPNCYSRVINVEGRKHIVIFALRKIYRGEELTYDYKFPIEDASNKLHCNCGARRCRRFLN; this is encoded by the exons ATGGCGGCAGCTGGAGGCGGATTATCAGCCTCGGTTGTCGTTGCAGGCACAAATACGACGGCCACAGTACGTTGTCGTTTTCCAGGTCGGCCATGGACATCTCGCAGTCAAGTGAAGACGGAAAAACGTTTGAAAGTTGGTAGGCTGGGAGTTGAGGACATAGTGACTCGGTCAAGAGGGCCAAGGCCCATCAACATTGAGCCTACGCTGAGAGAGGACCCATCATTGCTGCGCTTACTCGGGCTTGCTGAGAAACTTAGGCGCCAGAGGGAGGCGGGTTTTTGCACAAGCGAGAGCGATGAG gaGGGAGATTTCACAGGCTTCCAGGCAGACAGGCGGTGGTCCTTGCGCTCTGGACAAGGCGTTTCACAGA GCAGTCCTCTTAAGTCATCTTCACTACTGTTGGCTGAAAAGCCTTCTCTGGCCCCCGATCCACCtgcaaatgacagaaaaatcaCTATTTCAGAAAGAGAGGTTAGGGCCAGTACAGAGACGGATGGTGCATGTCCATCAGAGAAACCTGAGAAGCAAGGCGGGAAAGGTCTCAAAACTAACCTTAACACAAAGAGATCCAAACAAGTTGTTAAACTGACCACCAAAAAGGTTATCAAGAAAAATGCTTTAGGTAGTCAACAAGTGAAAAAGACTTCTTCATGCAGGGTTGAAGAGAAAACACCCAACAAGAAAGAAGGGATTAACTTTTCAGCAAGAGAAGAAAATGGGGCCATGGAGGATTGGGTGTTGGATGAATTGGGCGACAATGGTGAGACATGTGCAGGAACTGAAAGCGAGGCAGAGAGGCAAGATTCTACCAATGTAGCAGAGAGTCAAAGGAAGCAGAGGAAATTTGTGTGGACTTTAACGCTGGtcaagggaagagagaaagcttCTGAAAAGAGACATTTGAAGAAACCTTTGGAACAAAACTATAGAAGACGTGCTAACACTGCTCCACGCCAATCTCAGGTCAGGAAGTCCAAGATGTTAGTCACTACTGACAAAGCTGCATCTGTCTCTCCCAGAACCACTGGGAAACAGAAGGTCCACAAGGTGACCGGTGTGTCTCCTGAACTGGGGATTGAGGCAGAACAGGGAAACACAGTTTCTCCTGATGGCAGCACAGGAGCGTCGAGTGCCAGTTTTCCACCTTTACCCAAAAACAATTCTCCACGCGTGCTAAAGCGGCGCAAGTCTTTGTATGGCTACCGGAGGAAACCAGAGCAGGAGATGATTCGCAAAATGCGTGAGTCTCGGGCCCAGGTACTGGGGAAGATCCCCAGGAAAAGACGGCGTCTTGTATACTACACTTATGAAGTTGTGGATTCACCGGTGAGTCAAGACCAGGAGCAACAGCCACTAGGACAGATGGAAGCGAGTCAGGAAGGTCTCACGGACAGCACTGTGGTTGGTGCTCGGCCATCCAGAGTGATCAAGGTGCCTAGAAGGTTCATGGATGACGAAGCTGTCTCTGGGCTCCCTGTAAAGAAGCCTGTTCAAACTGAAGTCCAGCCAGACGAGTCCAGCTGTGAATCAGAGGCAGCTGATTCCTCCCAAACTGAGGAATTGAAAAGCAAACGGAAGGGCACAAGACTGCGTAACATTGGCGAAGATGAGAGCAACTGTGTTGGGAAAACGAAGCCTCTGACTCGGTGTGGAAAACCCAGTACATCCTCAGACGCTCCACGAAAGAAGGAGGGGAGACTTGCTTACGATTCAAGCCACCTTAAAATTTATGAGAGGCTGAAGAAGCTGACAGCAAGCCTGGCTCAAAGGCGAGAACAGAGGATGGCCAGCACACGTTCCAGAGCCCATGGCGAGAAGCCTGAGGGAGAGGCCCAGGCTGCGGGGGAACCTGCAGCTTCTCCAGatgcaaaaagagagaaaaactctGATATAAAGATGGAGGATTTGAATTCTCCAGGGGTTATACGCAAATTAGCTATACATGTCGGAGATATGGCTGGGCAGACAGCACTTGCCTCCATTGACAGAGGTAAAGATGCATCCCAACGAACTG AGAGTACCAACCTGGAGGGCTCTGATGTGCAAAATCAGGATGCAAAAGATTCTCAGGTGGTGGTGGAACCAAGTAGTTCCATCCACAAAATCAACCTCTCTGGTGCCAACAAGAGGATGCTCCACCTGCTGAAAAGAGCAAAGGTGCAGCTGATTAAAATTGACCAACAGAAACAGCTGAAGTCAGGTCAG CTGTTGTCTGGTACAATTAGAGTTGGGGATGGTGCCATTACAgtcatgaggaagaggagaatgaggaggaggagactggGCAATCGGACAAACATGGAAGGAGCTCCTCAG GGGCATCTGATTGGCGGTCCACGGATCAAACATGTATGTCGAGCCGCTGCAGTAGCACTAGGCCAGCCCCGTGCAATGGTGCCTGATGACATCCCCCGACTCAGTGCCCTGCCTCTTCATGAGAGAGAGGGTATCACACCCTCGCCTGACACTGAGG ATCTTGGTTCTCATTCAGAACCTGAGAGCACTGGCTCTGGTGAACACAGACCAGTGTACAGGCGTAAGGCTTTCGGCTTGCGGCAGCAACGCTGCCTTCGCTGCAGGGGCTGCTGTCGGGAAGAGGACTGTGGGACGTGTGTTTTTTGTCTGGACAAGCCAAAATACGGAGGGCCCAATAAGAAACGCCAGAGCTGCAT CTATAAGAAGTGCTCAAGGATTGAGGAGAACAAAATGAGACGAATGAAAG TTCAGATGAAGCGACGGCGCGTGGCAACGGTTTGCGCATCCGGTGGCAGAGGGGAAGAGGGCGAGCAAGATGATTCAAGAGAGGTCAGGTCACATGCTGAGGACCCCTTGAATGCTCCAAGTCCCACCCGGAGGCAGCCGAGGCGGCAGGTCACGCCAAGATGTTATAGCGACCTGCTGGAATCTGACTCCACTGATACAGAGGCACCCAGCgaagaggcagaaaaagaaaagagcaacATCGTGCCAAGTAATCAGGCCGATG ATTGCACTGCACCTACTGATGCTCAAGAAGATGCAGTGAAACCTCGGAGGCCAGGTCTGACAAGAGGACTGTGGGGCCGTCGTCGAATCGATAAG AGCTCAGTGGAGCACACACCGCCTAGTGTCCTGGCCGCCCTGGCCAACGGCTTTGCACAACGGGAGCCACAGGCACGAGAGGCGGCACACAAAATCCGTGTGGACTTTAAG GAGGACTGTAACATTCAGAATGTTTGGGCGATGGGTGGGCTGAGTATTCTCACATCGGTTCCAATGACAGccgagtatgtgtgtctgctctgCGCTAGTAAAGGCCACCATGAT ATGATCTTCTGTAAAATGTGCTGTGAGCCCTTCCACCGCTTCTGTCTTCCATTGGACGACCGTCCGCAGACCAACAAGGAGAACTGGTGCTGCAGGCGCTGCAAATTCTGCCACGTCTGTGGCCGCAAGAGCAAACAGGGAAAG CCGGTTTTGCAGTGTAGAAGGTGCTTGTACTGCTACCACCCCTCCTGTCTAGGACCCTCATATCCTAAACCAATAAAGTGCAGTACACCATGG GTCTGCATGTTGTGTATTCGGTGCAAGAGCTGCGGCGTGACACCGGGGAAATCGTGGGACTTGGCCTGGAACTATGAGCTGGATCTCTGCCCTGACTGCAGCAGCCTCCACAGCCAGG GTAACTTCTGCATCGTGTGTCTTAAGTGCTATGAAGAGCATGAATTTGACAGCAAGATGATGCAATGTGCTCGCTGTGCTCACTGGGTACATCCCAAGTGTGAGGGGCTCACAG ATGACTTGTATGAGATCCTGAGCAGGCTGCGGGGGAAGAGTCTGGTGTTCTCCTGTGCAGCCTGCAGTAAGAGTTTCCCCAGCGGCTGGCAGGATGTGGTGCAGGACGTGCTACGCTCCGGACTGGAGAAAGTCATGAATGGCTTGCGGACCTCCCCAGCTACCTGCCACCTGCAAACCTGCTCACAG GCATGTCCTGATGCTGAGAGTATAAAGGCCAGGAAGGCAGTGTGTGATCTTCATGCTGTGGGAAGAAAGCTTGAGGAAGGCCAGTACATGTCACTG AAAGTATTTCACGAAGATGTGGTGATGGTGCTCATGAAGAGGCTTCAAGATGAAGCATCTCTTCCAGAGGGTCAGAGGCCCACAGCCCAAGCCAAGGCCTTATATGTAAAG TTACTGGAGCAAGCTTTCAGTTGGTTTGACAGTCAGGACCCTAAAATGTGGAAACCCATTATGAAGGAATTCCCAAG TGGTATGCTTGCTGAGGCGATAATTCCACCCTCTGATGAGCACACTTATGCACAGTGGTTGGAGCGGCAGGACCGCAGTGTTACCAGGGCAAGAGAGACCCAAGAAAACTATTTAAAAGCACTAG ATCCTCAGACTATGACTCTGCCCAGTGTAGATGAAAGACAGTGCTCTCTCTGCCAACAGCAGGGTGATGCCAAACCCAGT GAGGCAGGCAGGCTGTTGTACTTGGGACAGAATGAGTGGGCTCATGTGAACTGCTGCATTTGGTCAGCAGAGGTGCAGGAGATTAAAGGAGCCTTGTTGCATGTACACAGTGCTGTAGCCAGGGGGCGATTCATG CGATGTGAGCGGTGTGGTCACACAGGAGCAACAGTGGGCTGTTGTCTCTCTTCATGTCAGAGTAACTACCACTTTATGTGTGCTCGCGCCAGCCACTGTGTCTTTCAGTGTGATAAAAAGGTCTACTGTTACAAACACCGGGACCTCATCAACAACAAG ACGACGAATGGCTTCGAGGTTTTGAGACGGGTTTACGTAGACTTTGAGGGTATTAACCTTCGCAGAAAGTTTCTAACTGGCTTGGAACCAGAGTGCATCAACATGATGATTG GCTCTCTACAGATTCACAAATTAGGTGTGCTGACAGAGTTCTCTGCAAATTCAGGGAAATTGTATCCTGTGGGTTACCA ATGCACTCGATGGTACTGGAGCACAATTGACCCAAGAAAACGATGCCGGTACACTTGTAAAGTGACTGACGTGCGACCATCATCACCAAGGGGTGCTCAGAATTCAGCTCAAAACCAGGAGGAGAACTGCACCATTGCACACAGCCCAAAACCACACGAAG ATGTGGACATTGCTAAGACTGGTCCTGCCACTGAGCTGTGCCAGGGTACCCTGTCTCCTAACATTACATTGGACACAGGAGCAGGATGTAAAACtccaggccacacacacaacaggagaCCCGCTGGTGGAACTTTCCGACCGCTGCCCTCTCCAG GCACTGCAGCTTCTACTTCTCATCACATCCTGACCATTTGTGACCTTGATGAGACGCGCCGTTCAAGGAGACTTTCCCTTCGAAGCCGAAATGGTTCTCCTCCCCATACCTCTCCTTCGGGCCCAATGAATCTGCGATCAGGAGGAACCCTTCATCCTAGATCACTTCCATTTAGTTCCCCTGTTTCTCCACTTGGTGCTTCTGAGAACCCCATGAGCTCCACATCACCTAGACGCAGGGGGCGCCCTCCTTCCTCCCCCTCTGGTGCTACCTCAGCGTATTCCCCTCGGCAAGGAGCCACTGGAGATCCCCCCCCAAGCATTTTCCTCTCCCAATGCCACTCCCCAAGGATTCAGCAACATTTCAAAGTTACACCACATGAAACTGCAGAGGTACCTCAAGATTTCTGTGCCTCGTTAGAGCCAGAGGATGCTGCAGGAATACCAGAAGAGGGTGTGTCCATGATTACAGTCATTGCTGATCACGACCCAGCACCACCTTCCTCGGATCAAGAGTTGCTCTCCACACACTTTGATGCAGATGCTGATGTGGAAGTAGGCTCCATGCTGAATGCAAAGCTGGAATTTGATGAAGTTCTGCTGAATGAGGACATccctttgcacagtggtccacaTGGCAGTGGAGCAGTAACACGGGATCTTGAAGTCGCATATGGAGCACAATCTGGAGAGAACAGCCTGCTAGGTGAAAGACAAGATCCAGGTGCAGATAGCACTAGATACAACTCTAGTGTAAAAGACAGTCCTGGCTTTGCAGCTCCTGAAGACAGTCCTGGCTTTGCAGCTCCTGAAGGGCAGATTGAGTTAGACTCAGCTGATGAGGACTCTGGGCATTACATTAACTTCTCTCGCACAGTACTGGTTTGTGAGTCTGCCAGGGACTCTCCACAGACAAGTTTAACTGTCCTTCCTACCTCACAGTCCATTTCTCAGTTGGATGGAGCAGACAATGATTCAGAAAGTGATGCAGACGAAGCCAGTGGAGGTGATACTCAGGAACTAGTCAGTAGTTATAATAGACAATATACTGAGCCATTGAAAGGCATCACCCCTTGCATGGAAAATAACTATGGAAGCAAGCTAGTTTGCACTAGCACAGCAGAGTCTGTGGTAGAATTAACAAACGATGTTAGTGAGCCAGACATTTTGGAAACAGATTTGGTAGAACAAAGTTGTGAAATACAGGAATTTCAGGTGTCAAAACCTTTACCAGAGAATGAGGAGATGCTTGTTGACTCTGTTACTGAAGTATTCTCTTCACAAGAAGATATGTCTATGGAGGATTTAATGGTGCAAGAATCGCAGCTGGAACCTGTAGTAGAAATTCAAGATTCAATGTCCTCTTCCCATGCCTTTGACCCAAGCAGTGACCTTATTACTAGACATGAGGACATTTTGATGGACCATCAACCAATAGAGGGTTTAAATGAGGTGTTATTAGATCCTGCCAGTGGTAATTTTGTCTCTGCTCAAGATGGCAGCATAATGTATGCATGTGATTCCTTGTCACTGGATTTGTTACACCAGGATGTAAAAGTGCCAAAACAGATCAAGTTGCTAGAGCCTACAGTAAAAGAGACATCAGCTCTTCCTTTTAACAGTGTTGGAAAAGTGCAAATAATTGCTTCAGGTCTACCCCCACAAAGGAGTTTTATTATCCCACAgcctacagcacagcacagggtAGTCAGAATGACTTTACCTGCTGGTACATCATTTCCTTTATCTGTGCCTGTGAGCATGGCTTCTACTTCATTGGCATCCTCAGTTTTTGCACAAAATACCCCTGCTGTCAGTTCTTCGGTTGTAATTAATGGTCTGGATACTGTTCCCAAGGATACCACAAGGAGCAGAACTGTTGCCATTCGCATTGCTCCTGCCAGAAAACCAAGTGTGGCTGACACAGCCTCCACCCCACAAGTTTTGCTTGTTAACCGTTCTGGTCAGATTTTAATAAAAGACCCACAGACCAATACTTACCAGATGCCTACTGCCAATTCACCATCCTACACCCAAATTAGCCAGATTGCTCAGATCATTCACAGTCGTAACCTTGGATCACGATCTATCCCAAGGGTTATTGTAGCACCTGTGCCACAGGCAAGCCTCAGCCAAGGTCCAACCACACATGTAGTATCATATACTAATGGACCTGCACCTTCAAGTAAAATTTTAATCAGGAGGCTACCTCAGAAACCTTCAGAAGCAAGAATGAACAGTGGCAATGTGGCTGTGAGAAGAACCAGTGGTGTAAGAGTCAAGAATGTTTCTGTGCTAGACTCCTCAATATCAGAAAGGAGCCAAAGAGATGAGGCACAGTCTATAATTGAGAGAGCCATGGCAAGTCACCGGGAAATGGCAATCCCTGGTGTTCTGAGCCAATGCCAATACCAGGTTCACCCATACCTCAATAAGATCCACTCTCCTGAATTGGTTGAACAGTCTCTGAGATTGCATCACCAGAATCAACCTGACATTCTGTCCCATTCAAGGTCTCAGGTCAGGGTCAAAAGAGTGTCCTCAGTGTCAGATCGAACTGGTGTAAAAAAATCCAGGACGGACTTCACAGAGCAGACAGTTCAGGATGAGCTCAACAG AGCCAATAAAGTCCGCATTAAGGCCCCAACTGTTAAGGAGGTGCTAGACTATGACCAACATGAAGTTGAAAATGTGGAAGAACCAAAGATTGATGAACCCAAAGAATATGAGAGCAAAAG aaTTGGTGCAAAGGAATGTGAACCTGATGAACCCCAGGGAAGAGAAAAGTGTGGTCAGGGCAAAACCCATGTATGGGTCAGCTCCAGAAACAGTGACCTCTCTGACTGGGGGCCCTGTGCAG GTTGGAGCTCAGATGAGGACTCTCCATCACCCTTTAAACAAGAGCAGGATGGGTGTTCCACATACGACCAGCCCCATCTGCTCTTCAAAATTACTAGCGATGATGGCTTCAGTGTGGAGGCAGACAGCATAGAGG TGGCATGGAAGGCGGTGGTGGATGGTGTCCAAGAGGCACGGGCAGGCTGTCAGCTTGAGCACTTGCCTTTGGGAGGAATGAGTGGAGCCAGGGTGCTGGGTGTTGTTCATGATGCTGTACTGTTCCTGCTGGAACAACTGCAGGGTGCTGCCCAGTGCCAGAAGCACCAGTTCCGTTTCCATCAACATGAAAAACCTGAGCAAGAGCTGCCAGTAAACCCTAGCGGCTGTGCTCGCGCCGAAGTCTATTCACG GAAATCCACATTTGATATGTTCAACTTCCTGGCCTCTCAACACCGCCAGCTCCCAGAGAGCAGGCCatgtgatgaagatgaggaCGAAGTCAAGCTCAAATCTAGCAG ACGTGCCACCAGCATGGAGTTACCAATGGCAATGAGGTTCCGACACCTTgagaaaacatctaaagaaGCTGTTGGGGTTTATAG ATCTGCCATTCATGGACGTGGACTTTTCTGCAAGAGGAACATAGAAGCTGGAGAGATGGTGATTGAGTATGCTGGTAATGTCATTCGTTCAGTGCTTACTGACATGCGGGAGAAATATTACGACAGTAAG GGTATTGGCTGTTACATGTTCCGCATCGACGACTTTGATGTGGTGGATGCCACCGTGCATGGAAATGCAGCACGTTTTATTAACCACTCTTGTGAGCCCAACTGTTATTCACGAGTCATTAACGTGGAAGGCCGGAAGCACATTGTCATATTTGCCCTGAGGAAGATCTACCGTGGAGAGGAGCTCACTTACGATTACAAATTTCCCATTGAAGATGCCAGCAACAAGTTGCACTGTAACTGTGGAGCTAGACGTTGCAGGCGCTTCCTGAACTAG